A single region of the Nocardioides aurantiacus genome encodes:
- a CDS encoding DUF6077 domain-containing protein, which translates to MTPTTVPARPVWGDRLVEVATWLVAWWSLLYWFGWSLDLSLWPLGRVWVVTSVLGVLGALLLARRRRSRAPSPAPREPVDGDPGRRPLVRGRSAALLRVGGTAVAGLAVALLLLAVRDWPRSGWSLLWGLPVVALVVGLLVVLVLPDPSDPADDHHPRVVRRTEHLAAAALALAVGVLALFINLPDYDDPYYVNRSVWIAEHGTAMTRDTIFGPGTFVSPYNGGIPIASVEALEGVLAHLTGISVGSLTWLVTTGIGAVGTVWAFWALARRWSLRTPLVVLVVAVAFMLLSGESRLGNFWIARMWQGKVLALTVLLPFVWVWADDLVRTRDRRRWWTMLVAGVAFVGLTSTAVILVPFLVGGMLVTALVLRHRELAVGALLLVVGPVVSGAAVVLLSTGVGDNGALRYGAETFRRVLGPDHWMVVVALVALGLTPLLVRGRAAALMAGATVLATFTVLVPPLLEVADALTGSGPILWRVLYCVPIGVLVGLLAVVRLPRWTGPLRPVAAVALPVALVGSFALAGAGLWDTTDHNGPATLTSRPTWKVDLTAKAQVEAVLDAGATGVVLLPPMAMQVLPMVTTDAYAVDPRGWYTRILAEPDAQNEQRRLLARYARDTTPRLTGEDLGRALRTLEVTVVCVTQARAERELPRLAEAGYADPRRRADMTCVTPT; encoded by the coding sequence GTGACGCCGACGACGGTCCCCGCCCGCCCCGTGTGGGGCGACCGCCTCGTCGAGGTCGCCACCTGGCTGGTCGCGTGGTGGTCGTTGCTCTACTGGTTCGGCTGGTCGCTCGACCTCTCGCTCTGGCCGCTCGGCCGGGTGTGGGTGGTCACCTCGGTCCTCGGGGTCCTGGGTGCGCTCCTGCTCGCGCGCCGACGGCGCAGCCGCGCCCCCTCCCCCGCGCCCCGCGAGCCCGTGGACGGCGACCCCGGTCGGCGACCCCTCGTCCGGGGACGCTCCGCGGCGCTGCTGCGCGTCGGCGGCACCGCGGTCGCCGGGCTGGCGGTGGCGCTGCTGCTGCTCGCCGTGCGCGACTGGCCCCGGTCGGGCTGGTCGCTGCTCTGGGGGCTCCCGGTGGTGGCGCTGGTCGTCGGACTGCTCGTGGTGCTGGTGCTGCCCGACCCGTCCGACCCGGCCGACGACCACCACCCCCGCGTCGTACGACGCACCGAGCACCTGGCCGCCGCGGCCCTCGCCCTCGCCGTCGGTGTGCTGGCGCTGTTCATCAACCTGCCCGACTACGACGACCCCTACTACGTCAACCGGTCGGTGTGGATCGCCGAGCACGGCACCGCGATGACGCGCGACACGATCTTCGGCCCGGGCACCTTCGTCTCCCCCTACAACGGCGGGATCCCGATCGCCTCGGTCGAGGCCCTCGAGGGCGTGCTCGCCCACCTCACCGGCATCTCGGTCGGCAGCCTGACCTGGCTGGTCACCACCGGCATCGGTGCCGTCGGCACGGTCTGGGCCTTCTGGGCCCTCGCCCGCCGCTGGTCGCTGCGCACCCCGCTGGTCGTGCTCGTGGTGGCGGTGGCCTTCATGCTGCTCAGCGGCGAGTCCCGCCTCGGCAACTTCTGGATCGCTCGGATGTGGCAGGGCAAGGTGCTGGCGCTGACGGTGCTGCTGCCGTTCGTGTGGGTCTGGGCCGACGACCTGGTCCGCACCCGCGACCGGCGTCGCTGGTGGACGATGCTCGTCGCCGGCGTCGCCTTCGTCGGGCTCACCTCGACCGCGGTGATCCTGGTGCCGTTCCTGGTCGGCGGGATGCTGGTGACCGCCCTGGTCCTGCGCCACCGCGAGCTGGCCGTCGGGGCGCTGCTGCTCGTGGTCGGCCCGGTCGTGAGCGGTGCCGCCGTCGTGCTGCTCTCGACCGGGGTCGGGGACAACGGGGCGCTGCGCTACGGGGCGGAGACCTTCCGCCGCGTGCTGGGTCCCGACCACTGGATGGTCGTCGTCGCCCTGGTCGCGCTGGGCCTGACCCCGCTGCTGGTGCGCGGCAGGGCCGCCGCGCTGATGGCCGGCGCCACGGTGCTGGCCACCTTCACCGTGCTCGTCCCCCCGCTGCTCGAGGTGGCCGACGCGCTGACCGGCTCGGGGCCGATCCTGTGGCGGGTGCTCTACTGCGTGCCGATCGGCGTGCTCGTCGGGCTGCTGGCCGTCGTACGCCTCCCGCGGTGGACCGGCCCGCTGCGCCCCGTCGCCGCGGTGGCGCTGCCGGTCGCGCTGGTCGGGTCGTTCGCGCTGGCGGGGGCCGGGCTGTGGGACACCACCGACCACAACGGCCCCGCGACGCTGACCTCGCGCCCGACCTGGAAGGTCGACCTCACCGCCAAGGCACAGGTCGAGGCCGTGCTGGACGCCGGCGCCACCGGCGTCGTGCTGCTGCCGCCGATGGCGATGCAGGTGCTCCCCATGGTCACCACCGACGCGTACGCCGTGGACCCGCGCGGGTGGTACACCCGCATCCTCGCCGAGCCCGACGCCCAGAACGAGCAGCGTCGGCTGCTGGCCCGCTACGCGCGCGACACGACGCCCCGGCTCACCGGCGAGGACCTGGGCCGCGCCCTGCGGACCCTCGAGGTCACCGTGGTCTGCGTGACACAGGCACGGGCCGAGCGCGAGCTGCCGAGGCTGGCCGAGGCGGGGTACGCCGACCCCCGGCGCCGCGCCGACATGACCTGCGTGACGCCGACCTAG
- a CDS encoding IS481 family transposase: MSHATHANAALTPRARLRLARLIVGHGWSPARAAERYDVSWRTAKKWAERYAAEGSTGMNDRSSRPHHQPNRTPAPVVRKIVHLRWKQRLGPVDIGDRLDMPSSTVHAVLVRCGINRLTHIDRATGEPIRRYEHEHPGDLIHVDVKKLGRVPDGGGWRYVGRQQGKRNRSATAVRTGGPKNKHHQPLIGTCYLHTVIDDHSRVAYVEAHHDETKETATAVLRNAVAWFAERGVSVQRVLSDNGSCYRSNLWRETCAELGLTPKRTRPYRPQTNGKIERFHRTLAEGWAFKKFYNSESARLAALPAWVHEYNHHRPHSAIGKHSPITRLNNLAGHHS, encoded by the coding sequence GTGTCCCACGCTACCCATGCCAACGCTGCCCTGACCCCTCGCGCCCGGCTTCGGCTGGCGCGTCTGATCGTCGGTCACGGCTGGTCACCGGCCCGGGCGGCCGAGCGCTACGACGTCTCGTGGCGCACGGCGAAGAAGTGGGCCGAGCGCTATGCCGCGGAAGGGTCGACCGGGATGAACGACCGGTCCTCGCGACCGCATCACCAGCCCAACCGGACCCCGGCGCCGGTGGTCCGCAAGATCGTGCACCTGCGCTGGAAGCAGCGGCTGGGTCCCGTGGACATCGGCGACCGGCTCGACATGCCGTCCTCGACCGTGCACGCGGTCTTGGTGCGCTGCGGGATCAACCGGCTCACCCACATCGACCGCGCGACTGGCGAACCGATCCGTCGCTACGAGCACGAACACCCAGGCGATCTGATCCACGTCGACGTCAAGAAGCTCGGCCGTGTCCCTGACGGTGGCGGGTGGCGCTACGTCGGGCGCCAACAGGGCAAGAGGAACCGCTCGGCCACCGCGGTCCGCACCGGCGGGCCCAAGAACAAGCACCATCAGCCGCTGATCGGGACCTGCTACCTGCACACCGTGATCGATGACCACTCCCGCGTGGCCTACGTCGAGGCTCACCACGACGAGACCAAGGAGACCGCCACTGCGGTCCTGCGCAACGCGGTCGCGTGGTTCGCAGAACGTGGTGTGAGCGTCCAGCGGGTCCTCAGCGACAACGGCAGCTGCTACCGCAGCAACCTGTGGCGCGAGACCTGCGCCGAGCTGGGCCTCACTCCGAAACGGACGCGGCCCTACCGGCCCCAGACCAACGGGAAGATCGAGCGGTTCCACCGCACCCTGGCCGAGGGGTGGGCCTTCAAGAAGTTCTACAACTCCGAGTCCGCCCGACTCGCCGCCCTGCCAGCATGGGTCCACGAGTACAACCACCACCGGCCCCACTCGGCCATCGGCAAGCACTCACCCATCACCAGGTTGAACAACCTGGCTGGGCATCACAGCTAG
- a CDS encoding magnesium transporter MgtE N-terminal domain-containing protein → MSTTPTRVFAARLAGLPVFDPSGDQVGKVRDVVVVLRSDVRQPRVVGLVVEVFGRRQIFAPMTRVTAMDAGQVITTGLLNMRRFERRTTETLVIAQMLDRHVRIRSTGTEGTVFDVAMEQARTRDWVLSRVAVTEGAKGFRRRSQTHVVEWDDVEGLHERQPRQGAEHLAASLADLRPADAASVIHDLTPERRTQVVAALDDERLAHVLEELPEEDQVEILEHLDSERAADILEEMSADDAADLIADLPPETAAQLLELMETEEAASVRRLMSYGEETAGGMMTPEPVILPPDATVAEALARVRAVELTPSLAALVYVCRQPLETPTGKLLGVAHIQRLLREPPSSLVAGALDTGIDYLRPQASLEDVATFLATYNLVAAPVVDEEGRLLGTVAVDDLLDHLLPEGWRDRKIGRR, encoded by the coding sequence GTGAGCACCACACCCACCCGCGTCTTCGCCGCCCGGCTCGCGGGACTGCCGGTGTTCGACCCCTCGGGCGACCAGGTCGGCAAGGTCCGTGACGTCGTGGTCGTGCTGCGCTCCGACGTGCGCCAGCCCCGGGTGGTGGGCCTCGTCGTCGAGGTCTTCGGCCGGCGCCAGATCTTCGCCCCGATGACCCGCGTCACCGCGATGGACGCCGGGCAGGTGATCACGACCGGCCTGCTGAACATGCGGCGCTTCGAGCGGCGTACGACGGAGACGCTGGTGATCGCGCAGATGCTCGACCGCCACGTCAGGATCCGCAGCACCGGCACCGAGGGCACCGTCTTCGACGTCGCGATGGAGCAGGCCCGCACCCGCGACTGGGTGCTCTCCCGGGTGGCGGTGACCGAGGGCGCCAAGGGATTCCGGCGCCGCTCCCAGACCCACGTCGTGGAGTGGGACGACGTGGAGGGTCTGCACGAGCGGCAGCCACGGCAGGGTGCCGAGCACCTCGCCGCCTCGCTGGCCGACCTGCGTCCGGCCGACGCGGCGAGCGTGATCCACGACCTCACGCCGGAGCGGCGTACGCAGGTGGTCGCGGCGCTCGACGACGAGCGCCTGGCCCACGTGCTGGAGGAGCTGCCCGAGGAGGACCAGGTCGAGATCCTCGAGCACCTCGACTCCGAGCGCGCCGCGGACATCCTCGAGGAGATGTCGGCCGACGACGCCGCCGACCTCATCGCCGACCTGCCGCCCGAGACCGCCGCCCAGCTGCTCGAGCTGATGGAGACCGAGGAGGCCGCCTCGGTGCGGCGGCTGATGTCCTACGGCGAGGAGACCGCCGGCGGCATGATGACGCCCGAGCCGGTCATCCTGCCGCCCGACGCCACCGTCGCCGAGGCGCTGGCCCGCGTCCGCGCCGTCGAGCTCACCCCCTCGCTCGCGGCCCTGGTCTACGTCTGCCGCCAGCCCCTGGAGACCCCCACCGGCAAGCTGCTCGGCGTCGCCCACATCCAGCGGCTGCTGCGCGAGCCGCCGTCCTCGCTGGTGGCCGGCGCGCTCGACACCGGCATCGACTACCTCCGGCCGCAGGCCAGCCTCGAGGACGTCGCGACGTTCCTGGCGACCTACAACCTCGTCGCCGCCCCGGTGGTCGACGAGGAGGGCCGGCTGCTCGGCACCGTCGCGGTCGACGACCTCCTCGACCACCTGCTGCCCGAGGGCTGGCGCGACCGCAAGATCGGGCGGAGGTGA
- a CDS encoding NTP transferase domain-containing protein produces the protein MTTQVVILAAGMGTRLGRPHPKPLTPLSSGETIMRRAVDALRAGLGDEVHVTAVVGFKLDLVIEAMPDISFVYNEVYDSTNTSKSLHKALHLSQPGGVLWLNGDVVFDPRVLGLVREHIEAGRSFVCVNTESVAEEEVKYTLDDDGYIRELSKQVVGGLGEAVGINYVAADDKATLVRRLQEVGDQDYFERGIEVAIQEDGLRVEALDISEFHIVEVDFDEDLTRANEFVG, from the coding sequence GTGACCACTCAGGTCGTCATCCTCGCCGCCGGCATGGGCACCCGCCTCGGCCGGCCCCACCCGAAGCCGCTGACCCCGCTCAGCTCGGGCGAGACGATCATGCGCCGCGCGGTGGACGCCCTGCGTGCGGGGCTCGGCGACGAGGTCCACGTGACCGCCGTGGTCGGCTTCAAGCTCGACCTGGTGATCGAGGCGATGCCCGACATCAGCTTCGTCTACAACGAGGTCTACGACTCCACCAACACCTCCAAGAGCCTCCACAAGGCGCTGCACCTCTCCCAGCCCGGTGGGGTGCTCTGGCTCAACGGCGACGTGGTGTTCGACCCGCGCGTGCTGGGGCTGGTGCGCGAGCACATCGAGGCCGGCCGCAGCTTCGTGTGCGTCAACACCGAGTCGGTCGCCGAGGAGGAGGTCAAGTACACCCTCGACGACGACGGCTACATCCGCGAGCTGTCCAAGCAGGTCGTCGGCGGCCTCGGCGAGGCGGTCGGCATCAACTACGTCGCGGCCGACGACAAGGCCACGCTCGTGCGCCGCCTCCAAGAGGTCGGCGACCAGGACTACTTCGAGCGCGGCATCGAGGTCGCGATCCAGGAGGACGGCCTGCGGGTCGAGGCCCTGGACATCTCGGAGTTCCATATCGTCGAGGTCGACTTCGACGAGGACCTCACGCGCGCCAACGAGTTCGTCGGCTAG
- a CDS encoding phospholipase D-like domain-containing protein encodes MKKPLRSTAGVLAAVLVSGLLATQALTSADAAAPVTIDPPVDCRQKAPKPPSPTPSPTGTPSPTPSPTTPPPAPTPAPAPPDTFTPADGALTWNNPLGNNAAKRQISDRIVRAINSTPTCSTIQIATWNFRSAQAADALVAAVKRGVTVRVFIASGNDGAKGTDTYNPVWKDLRARLDASNVEKGAPRNWARLCYRACRYKDGAAHSKYYLFSRVGKATNVVMYGSHNVTSAAVVGQWNDLYTVDRDAIYTKLQSVFSQSMPENNLSSPYTNATSGDVKMNVYPFIRNGRPAAGDPLMAALNRVKCTSAGSVGISGRTALRINVSAMLGQRGQDLAAKLVRLRRAGCNIKVLVTNVGYHAMKAMQRGGVQLRQLTKYDSRTRKYVMYTHFKMMAISGNYGGRSNQQIAFNGSANWTGPALVSDELVGEVRRPAAVNSYNHFVNTWYTRTPMGSKVVPTTTAVDGRADNPWSLVEQDF; translated from the coding sequence GTGAAGAAGCCTCTCCGTTCGACGGCCGGCGTCCTCGCCGCCGTCCTGGTCTCGGGCCTGCTGGCCACGCAGGCCCTCACCTCGGCCGACGCGGCCGCGCCGGTCACCATCGACCCGCCGGTCGACTGCCGCCAGAAGGCACCGAAGCCCCCGTCCCCGACCCCGTCGCCGACCGGCACGCCGTCACCGACGCCGTCACCGACGACTCCTCCCCCCGCCCCGACCCCGGCACCTGCGCCGCCCGACACCTTCACCCCGGCCGACGGCGCGCTGACCTGGAACAACCCGCTGGGCAACAACGCCGCCAAGCGTCAGATCAGCGACCGGATCGTCCGCGCCATCAACAGCACGCCGACGTGCTCGACGATCCAGATCGCCACCTGGAACTTCCGCAGCGCCCAGGCCGCCGACGCCCTCGTGGCCGCGGTCAAGCGCGGTGTCACCGTCCGGGTGTTCATCGCCTCCGGCAACGACGGCGCCAAGGGCACCGACACCTACAACCCGGTGTGGAAGGACCTGCGCGCGCGGCTCGACGCCAGCAACGTGGAGAAGGGTGCGCCCCGCAACTGGGCGCGGCTGTGCTACCGGGCCTGCCGCTACAAGGACGGCGCCGCGCACTCCAAGTACTACCTGTTCTCGCGCGTGGGCAAGGCGACCAACGTCGTCATGTACGGCTCCCACAACGTCACGAGCGCCGCTGTCGTGGGGCAGTGGAACGACCTCTACACCGTCGACCGCGACGCCATCTACACCAAGCTGCAGTCCGTGTTCTCGCAGTCGATGCCCGAGAACAACCTGTCCAGCCCCTACACCAACGCGACCTCGGGCGACGTCAAGATGAACGTCTACCCGTTCATCCGCAACGGTCGACCGGCCGCGGGTGACCCGCTCATGGCGGCGCTCAACCGCGTCAAGTGCACGAGTGCCGGGTCGGTGGGCATCAGCGGGCGGACCGCCCTGCGCATCAACGTCTCGGCCATGCTCGGCCAGCGGGGCCAGGACCTGGCGGCCAAGCTGGTGCGGCTGCGTCGGGCCGGGTGCAACATCAAGGTGCTCGTGACCAACGTGGGCTACCACGCCATGAAGGCCATGCAGCGCGGTGGTGTCCAGCTGCGCCAGCTGACCAAGTACGACTCCCGCACCCGCAAGTACGTCATGTACACGCACTTCAAGATGATGGCGATCAGCGGCAACTACGGCGGCCGGTCCAACCAGCAGATCGCCTTCAACGGCAGCGCCAACTGGACCGGACCGGCCCTGGTGAGCGACGAGCTCGTGGGCGAGGTCCGCCGGCCCGCTGCGGTGAACTCCTACAACCACTTCGTCAACACCTGGTACACCCGGACCCCGATGGGCTCGAAGGTCGTGCCGACCACCACGGCCGTGGACGGCCGTGCCGACAACCCGTGGTCCCTGGTCGAGCAGGACTTCTAG